One window of Desulfuromonas sp. genomic DNA carries:
- a CDS encoding 23S rRNA (adenine(2503)-C(2))-methyltransferase RlmN has protein sequence KVDIKELTPTQLVEFLGGLGKEKFRAGQILRWVYQRGVTDFSAMTDLAKDFRAELDKRAFISDWDPEGVETSRDGTKKYLFRLSDGESIESVRIPMEGDRATLCISSQVGCAMQCEFCLTGDFGLTRNLTTGEIVNQVCACLKDGPISNIVFMGMGEPLHNLDNVIKSLEIFYVDEGLGYSPRKVTVSTSGLVPEMRRIGQYARANLAVSLNATTDEVRDRLMPINRKYPLAELIKACRDYPLSPRARITFEYILIRDINDSLEDAKRLVSLMHGIKAKVNLILFNEHEGSEYRTPEAETVDRFQRYLLDRDIVAIRRASKGQDISAACGQLKGKLEKK, from the coding sequence AAAGTCGACATAAAGGAACTGACGCCGACTCAACTGGTCGAATTCCTCGGCGGATTGGGCAAGGAGAAATTCCGGGCCGGGCAGATCTTGCGCTGGGTTTACCAGCGTGGGGTGACCGATTTTTCGGCGATGACCGATCTTGCCAAGGATTTCCGGGCTGAGCTCGATAAGCGAGCTTTTATCTCAGACTGGGACCCTGAAGGGGTAGAGACGAGCCGCGATGGTACGAAAAAATACCTTTTTCGCCTGAGCGATGGCGAGTCGATTGAATCGGTCCGGATTCCGATGGAGGGAGACCGGGCGACGCTCTGTATCTCGAGCCAGGTCGGTTGTGCGATGCAGTGCGAATTCTGCCTGACCGGGGATTTCGGTTTGACCCGAAACCTGACCACTGGTGAAATTGTCAACCAGGTGTGTGCCTGCTTGAAAGATGGACCGATCAGTAATATCGTCTTCATGGGGATGGGGGAACCGCTGCACAATCTTGATAACGTTATCAAATCCCTCGAAATTTTTTATGTCGATGAAGGGCTTGGCTACAGCCCACGTAAAGTGACCGTTTCAACTTCCGGGCTGGTTCCGGAAATGCGTAGAATAGGTCAGTACGCCCGGGCAAACCTGGCTGTCTCCCTGAACGCGACTACCGACGAAGTCCGTGACCGGTTGATGCCGATTAACAGGAAGTATCCTCTGGCTGAATTGATAAAGGCCTGTCGGGATTATCCGCTTTCGCCCCGGGCAAGGATCACCTTTGAATATATCCTGATCCGTGACATCAACGATTCCCTTGAAGATGCCAAGCGTTTGGTGAGTCTGATGCACGGGATCAAGGCCAAGGTCAATCTGATTCTGTTTAACGAACATGAGGGCTCAGAATACAGGACACCCGAAGCTGAAACCGTCGATCGCTTCCAGCGATATTTGCTCGATCGCGACATCGTTGCGATTCGCCGGGCCAGCAAAGGCCAGGATATCTCGGCAGCGTGCGGGCAGTTGAAGGGGAAATTGGAGAAAAAGTAA
- the mtnP gene encoding S-methyl-5'-thioadenosine phosphorylase, with translation MVIGVIGGSGLYEIEGLTEVEEVLVETPFGDPSDAYITGTLDGVKMVFLPRHGRGHRLLPSEVNYRANIYGMKKLGVERIISVSAVGSMKEEIVPGHIVIPDQFFDQTKGLRESTFFGDGVVGHVAFADPVCGDLAEQVYAAAGEAGATTHKGGTYICIEGPNFSTRAESNIYRKWGVDIIGMTNIPEARLAREAEICYATVALATDYDCWHADHDDVDIESILEIIHNNVATARQIIKIAAGKVAQSRPCACARALEFAIMTDHALIPEKTCEDLQPLIGKYLKK, from the coding sequence ATGGTTATCGGAGTTATTGGCGGCAGCGGACTGTATGAAATCGAGGGTTTGACCGAGGTCGAGGAGGTGCTGGTCGAGACGCCGTTCGGCGATCCGTCGGACGCTTACATTACCGGAACTCTGGATGGCGTCAAGATGGTTTTTCTGCCGCGTCACGGGCGCGGGCATCGCTTGTTGCCGTCGGAGGTCAACTACCGGGCCAATATCTATGGCATGAAAAAACTCGGTGTTGAACGGATCATCTCGGTGTCGGCCGTCGGCAGCATGAAAGAGGAGATCGTGCCGGGCCACATCGTCATACCTGACCAGTTTTTTGACCAGACCAAGGGTTTGCGGGAATCGACCTTTTTCGGTGACGGGGTCGTCGGCCACGTTGCCTTTGCCGACCCGGTCTGTGGTGATCTGGCCGAGCAGGTCTACGCGGCAGCCGGCGAAGCGGGTGCGACGACGCACAAGGGCGGGACTTATATCTGTATTGAAGGCCCGAACTTCTCGACCCGGGCCGAATCAAATATCTACCGGAAATGGGGTGTTGATATTATCGGTATGACCAATATTCCCGAAGCGCGGCTGGCCCGGGAGGCGGAAATCTGTTATGCAACGGTTGCTCTGGCAACCGATTATGATTGCTGGCACGCCGATCACGATGATGTCGATATCGAATCAATCCTCGAGATCATTCACAATAATGTGGCGACAGCCCGGCAGATCATCAAGATTGCGGCCGGCAAGGTGGCGCAGTCACGTCCCTGCGCCTGTGCCCGGGCACTGGAGTTTGCAATTATGACCGATCACGCCCTGATTCCGGAAAAAACGTGTGAAGATCTTCAGCCACTGATCGGCAAATACTTGAAAAAATAG
- a CDS encoding sugar kinase — MSILVVGSVAFDSIETPFGQVDDVLGGSATYFSTSASFFTDVNLVAVVGEDFPDEHRQMLRDRGINLDGLQTSSGETFRWKGRYGFDLNEAHTLDTKLNVFESFKPEIPESYKGAEYVFLANIDPELQLEVLQQVEKPKLIACDTMNFWIEGKRDALVNTLKHVDVLVINEGEVRQLADEPNLRKAARMILDMGPKSLVVKRGEYGVLMFSGHSIFAAPAYPLEEVFDPTGAGDTFAGGFIGYLASTRNVSEANVRQAVVFGSVMASFTVESFSLDRLKSLDYSEIETRFREMKLLSDFEPLG, encoded by the coding sequence ATGAGTATTCTTGTTGTCGGTTCAGTTGCCTTTGATTCGATCGAAACGCCGTTCGGACAGGTTGATGATGTTCTCGGTGGTTCGGCGACCTATTTTTCAACCTCGGCCAGTTTTTTTACAGATGTCAACCTGGTCGCAGTTGTTGGTGAGGATTTTCCCGATGAACATCGGCAAATGCTCCGCGATCGGGGTATCAACCTTGATGGATTGCAAACCTCTTCCGGTGAAACCTTTCGCTGGAAAGGGCGCTACGGCTTTGATTTGAACGAGGCCCATACCCTCGATACGAAGCTGAACGTTTTCGAGTCGTTCAAGCCGGAAATACCGGAAAGCTACAAGGGCGCCGAGTATGTATTTCTCGCCAATATCGACCCGGAGCTTCAGCTCGAGGTGTTGCAACAGGTTGAGAAGCCGAAGCTCATCGCCTGTGATACGATGAACTTCTGGATCGAGGGGAAACGGGACGCCCTGGTCAATACCCTGAAACATGTCGATGTTCTGGTTATCAATGAAGGTGAAGTTCGGCAACTTGCTGATGAACCGAACCTGCGCAAGGCGGCCAGGATGATTCTTGATATGGGGCCGAAATCGCTGGTTGTCAAGCGCGGCGAGTATGGTGTCCTCATGTTTTCCGGACATTCGATTTTTGCTGCTCCGGCATATCCTCTTGAAGAGGTATTCGATCCGACCGGGGCGGGTGATACCTTTGCCGGCGGCTTTATCGGCTATCTTGCCTCGACCCGAAATGTTTCGGAAGCAAATGTGCGTCAGGCGGTCGTGTTCGGCAGTGTCATGGCTTCATTTACCGTTGAATCGTTCAGTCTGGATCGTTTGAAGAGCCTTGATTACAGTGAAATAGAAACTCGTTTCCGCGAGATGAAGCTACTGAGTGATTTTGAGCCGCTCGGCTGA
- a CDS encoding purine-nucleoside phosphorylase yields the protein MFNRWSNALHLIRHKSGVGAPDLVVILGSGLGAIAENSEILCRFSYQNLDGMPATSVHGHKGELIIGRIGDKVIWFFSGRFHLYEGYKAEDVVAPVVLAGAAAAPRMLITNAAGAINKDFSPGSFMWISDHINLMGDNPLRGVRQNPFIDLCHLYHNTLCPELTDRMSSLGIELNSGVLAGVLGPSYETPAEVRALRTLGADAVSMSTVPETIMAKYIGMEVVGLSFLANAAAGLNDRALNHDDIIDVGRTGVELFSEILPEMIELWL from the coding sequence ATGTTCAATCGCTGGAGTAACGCGCTTCACCTGATTCGTCATAAGTCCGGGGTTGGTGCGCCTGATCTTGTTGTTATTCTCGGCTCCGGTCTCGGTGCGATTGCCGAAAATTCAGAAATCCTCTGCCGCTTCAGTTACCAGAACCTCGACGGCATGCCTGCCACATCGGTGCACGGTCACAAGGGCGAACTGATCATCGGCCGGATCGGCGATAAGGTGATCTGGTTTTTTTCCGGTCGTTTCCATCTCTATGAAGGATACAAAGCTGAAGACGTTGTTGCTCCGGTCGTTCTCGCAGGGGCCGCCGCTGCCCCCCGTATGCTCATAACCAACGCTGCCGGGGCGATCAATAAGGACTTTTCACCCGGCTCATTTATGTGGATTTCCGATCATATCAACCTGATGGGAGATAACCCCCTGCGCGGGGTCAGACAAAACCCCTTTATCGATCTCTGCCATCTTTATCACAATACTCTTTGTCCCGAATTGACCGACCGTATGTCCAGCCTCGGCATTGAATTGAATAGTGGGGTCCTCGCCGGTGTCCTTGGCCCATCGTATGAAACACCGGCCGAGGTCAGGGCCCTAAGGACTCTTGGCGCCGATGCTGTATCGATGTCGACGGTGCCCGAAACAATCATGGCAAAGTATATCGGTATGGAGGTTGTCGGGTTGTCTTTTCTTGCCAATGCCGCGGCCGGCCTTAACGACCGGGCGCTCAACCATGACGATATCATCGACGTTGGCCGGACCGGTGTCGAACTGTTCTCAGAAATCCTTCCGGAGATGATAGAGTTGTGGTTGTAA
- a CDS encoding response regulator, giving the protein MYESVSGNGHIRKILIVDDEENTRIGLTKLLAADGYEVSTAGDGVEALACLKANPFHLVITDMNMPRMNGLDFIETLSRKHPGLNVIMMTAFGGIDTYVEAMKLGVYEYLHKPIKIDELKSVMKKLSLELKG; this is encoded by the coding sequence ATGTATGAATCTGTATCAGGGAATGGGCACATCCGGAAGATTCTGATTGTTGACGATGAGGAGAATACCCGGATTGGTCTGACGAAACTCTTGGCTGCCGACGGTTATGAGGTTTCGACGGCCGGAGATGGTGTGGAAGCTCTGGCCTGCCTCAAAGCGAACCCGTTCCATCTGGTTATTACCGATATGAATATGCCGCGGATGAATGGTCTCGATTTTATCGAGACCTTGAGTCGCAAGCATCCGGGTCTTAATGTCATTATGATGACGGCATTCGGCGGAATCGATACCTACGTTGAAGCGATGAAGCTTGGTGTTTACGAATATCTTCATAAGCCGATTAAAATCGACGAACTGAAATCCGTGATGAAGAAGCTCTCTCTTGAATTGAAGGGCTAA
- a CDS encoding universal stress protein, with protein MKKFGSILFATDFSECSEHAFAYALSMAKTFKAKLIVLHIINEPVDLRGFYVPHISFDKLEEEIEQGAKKLMEQFERTFLADFEDYVSFVAPGIPDDEIIKRAETESADLIVLGTHGRTGLDHVLFGSTAEKVVRKSKVPVMTIRQEG; from the coding sequence ATGAAGAAATTTGGCTCAATACTGTTTGCGACCGATTTTTCTGAATGCTCTGAACATGCCTTTGCCTATGCTCTTTCTATGGCCAAGACGTTCAAGGCAAAACTGATCGTTCTGCATATCATTAACGAGCCGGTCGATCTGCGCGGATTTTATGTCCCGCATATCTCCTTTGATAAACTTGAAGAGGAGATTGAGCAGGGTGCAAAGAAGTTGATGGAGCAGTTTGAAAGAACCTTCCTTGCCGATTTCGAGGATTATGTTTCGTTTGTAGCTCCCGGGATTCCCGATGACGAGATTATCAAACGGGCCGAGACTGAATCGGCTGATCTGATTGTCCTGGGGACACATGGCCGAACCGGTCTTGACCATGTCCTTTTCGGGAGCACCGCCGAGAAGGTCGTACGGAAATCAAAGGTTCCGGTCATGACAATCCGTCAGGAAGGGTAG
- a CDS encoding hybrid sensor histidine kinase/response regulator — protein MPEKILVVDDERVILDLATMVLSARGYQIETAFSGADALDRVASLQPELILLDYMMPEMDGLTVLRQLRAQYPDTYVIMFTGKGSEELAVELMKAGASDYIRKPFNNQNLVERIENALKIRRIEIRNRELLDERERLLEEIAGWNCELEQRVAEKSRELELAQSEIIQAEKLGALGHLSARLAHEVRNPLNSINLFAQVLKQGLTDHHELGGLPEKIQHEIDRIDTLLIKLLSVSELSLGDLAEVNLVEVINSVLESFRDQLNLQNIESIVDLDDNVPTLKANESDIEQIFINLIANALQEMPDGGQLLLNLVFDDECMFIRVADTGRGIPEEDLHRLFDPFFTTKAKGTGFGLSAVLRSVKNCGGRIVADNRPEGGAVFSIELPRDRA, from the coding sequence ATGCCGGAAAAAATCCTGGTAGTTGATGATGAAAGGGTCATTCTTGATCTGGCGACTATGGTCCTCAGTGCCAGGGGCTACCAGATCGAGACCGCTTTTTCAGGTGCGGACGCACTGGATCGGGTTGCTTCTTTGCAGCCGGAACTGATTCTCCTCGACTACATGATGCCGGAAATGGACGGGCTGACGGTTCTGCGCCAGTTACGAGCACAATATCCGGATACATACGTCATCATGTTTACCGGCAAAGGGAGTGAAGAACTGGCCGTTGAATTGATGAAAGCCGGCGCCAGTGACTACATCCGAAAACCATTCAATAATCAAAATCTGGTAGAACGGATAGAGAATGCGCTCAAGATCAGGCGGATAGAGATCCGGAATCGCGAGTTGCTCGATGAACGGGAGCGACTGCTCGAGGAAATCGCCGGTTGGAATTGCGAGCTGGAACAGCGCGTTGCCGAGAAGTCGCGCGAGCTTGAATTGGCCCAGTCGGAAATCATTCAGGCGGAAAAGCTTGGCGCTCTCGGTCACCTGTCGGCCCGCCTGGCCCATGAGGTCAGGAACCCGTTGAATTCAATTAACCTCTTTGCCCAGGTTCTGAAACAGGGGCTTACTGATCATCACGAACTCGGTGGGTTGCCGGAGAAAATCCAGCATGAAATCGATCGGATCGACACTCTGCTGATCAAGCTGCTCAGTGTCAGTGAACTCTCTTTGGGCGACCTGGCCGAAGTCAATCTCGTCGAAGTAATCAATAGCGTTCTCGAAAGTTTCCGTGATCAACTCAACCTGCAGAACATCGAATCAATCGTTGATCTGGACGATAATGTTCCGACCCTGAAGGCCAATGAGAGCGATATTGAACAGATTTTTATTAATCTTATTGCCAATGCTTTGCAGGAAATGCCGGATGGCGGTCAACTGTTGCTTAATCTGGTTTTTGATGATGAGTGTATGTTTATCCGGGTGGCCGATACCGGCCGCGGTATCCCTGAAGAGGATTTGCACAGACTTTTCGATCCGTTTTTTACGACCAAGGCAAAAGGGACCGGGTTCGGCTTGTCGGCGGTTTTGCGGTCAGTAAAGAATTGTGGTGGCCGGATCGTTGCTGACAATCGACCCGAGGGCGGGGCTGTCTTCAGTATTGAACTGCCGAGAGACAGGGCCTAG